A genomic region of Micromonospora sp. NBC_01796 contains the following coding sequences:
- a CDS encoding MFS transporter, whose translation MARAGVRSIAFLLALAVLAVATVSWPLFGAATASASVTPTAGLPTLAPTDLCTTEEWQADFRTCVDKLQDVTGGAADCLDPPTPGTPDSGLAGWFAARPDSVTTPGVRGLYSDYGYAGYSYETYDQEGGCAAGVVNPASLALTKVASGELMAATAIIGASNALRERAWDPRTMWDWANPLVEQATKAVYEKVFSVFGIITLCIVGLYLLWRSRQSEMSHAMTTAAWALLVMVAVTALAAWPVQSANVADNALITTLSVVHGAVGPSSKDVPPDECVLPDPTWCADNRPPAVRASDISTETMLYRNWLRGLLGSAESETAKKYGEALYDAKSLTWEETQGLRANPSTRNAIFAAKKTQWNKVAQQIKVEDPEAYEYLQGTRDMERIGAAFIALLAALLFALFDLTASLLVLLGFLIFRWAVIAAPVLGTVGLMRPASAGLRRLANAVVAAVFNIAIFGTGAAIYLFAVDLVMSTSTLPGWLQVVLVFLTGVVGWLLLRPYRRITQLGGKTSTRTVEAEQSWHRRFLRDLRESSRSDQSDSRGDRAAGKRREVVAEQTNLRPEARLEDPSHSADTRSNERPDGRENAGGSTGATEEAPSTQPATAPAPRRNRAGEWTDPDVPAEKPTYVLYRPDSAPRPETTPAPTAPRIRTEAR comes from the coding sequence ATGGCGCGGGCCGGCGTACGCAGCATCGCGTTCCTCCTCGCCCTCGCCGTACTCGCGGTGGCGACCGTGTCCTGGCCCCTGTTCGGCGCGGCCACGGCGTCTGCCTCGGTCACGCCGACCGCCGGGCTGCCGACCCTGGCCCCCACCGACCTCTGCACCACGGAGGAGTGGCAGGCGGACTTCCGGACCTGCGTGGACAAGCTCCAGGACGTCACCGGTGGGGCCGCCGACTGCCTGGACCCGCCCACCCCGGGGACCCCGGACTCCGGCCTCGCCGGGTGGTTCGCCGCCCGCCCGGACTCGGTGACCACCCCCGGTGTACGCGGGCTCTACAGCGACTACGGCTACGCCGGGTACAGCTACGAGACCTACGACCAGGAGGGTGGCTGTGCCGCCGGTGTGGTCAACCCGGCGAGCCTGGCGCTGACCAAGGTGGCCAGCGGTGAGCTGATGGCGGCGACCGCGATCATCGGTGCGTCGAACGCGCTGCGTGAGCGGGCCTGGGATCCCCGGACCATGTGGGACTGGGCGAATCCGCTGGTCGAACAGGCGACCAAGGCGGTCTACGAGAAGGTCTTCAGCGTCTTCGGGATCATCACTCTCTGTATTGTCGGTCTCTATCTGCTGTGGCGGTCCCGGCAGTCCGAGATGAGCCACGCGATGACCACCGCCGCCTGGGCGCTGCTGGTGATGGTCGCGGTGACCGCCCTCGCCGCCTGGCCGGTCCAGTCCGCGAACGTGGCGGACAACGCCCTGATCACCACGTTGAGTGTGGTGCACGGCGCGGTCGGCCCGTCGAGCAAGGACGTACCGCCGGACGAGTGCGTGCTGCCCGACCCGACCTGGTGCGCCGACAACCGCCCACCCGCGGTACGGGCGAGCGACATCTCGACCGAGACCATGCTCTACCGGAACTGGCTGCGCGGGCTGCTCGGCTCGGCCGAGAGCGAGACCGCCAAGAAGTACGGCGAGGCGCTGTACGACGCCAAGTCGCTCACCTGGGAGGAAACCCAGGGGCTCCGGGCGAACCCGAGCACCCGGAACGCCATCTTCGCGGCGAAGAAGACCCAGTGGAACAAGGTCGCCCAGCAGATCAAGGTCGAGGACCCGGAGGCGTACGAGTACCTGCAGGGCACCCGGGACATGGAACGGATCGGCGCAGCCTTCATCGCCCTGCTCGCCGCCCTGCTCTTCGCCCTGTTCGACCTGACCGCGTCGCTGCTCGTACTGCTCGGTTTCCTGATCTTCCGGTGGGCGGTGATCGCGGCCCCGGTCCTCGGCACGGTCGGGCTGATGCGACCGGCCAGCGCCGGTCTGCGTCGACTGGCCAACGCGGTGGTCGCGGCCGTGTTCAACATCGCCATCTTCGGCACCGGCGCGGCCATCTACCTCTTCGCCGTCGACCTGGTGATGAGCACGTCCACCCTCCCCGGCTGGCTCCAGGTGGTCCTCGTCTTCCTGACCGGGGTGGTCGGGTGGCTGCTGCTGCGGCCGTACCGCCGGATCACCCAGCTCGGCGGCAAGACCAGCACCCGGACGGTGGAGGCCGAGCAGTCCTGGCACCGCAGGTTCCTGCGCGACCTGCGCGAGTCGTCCCGGTCGGACCAGTCCGACTCGCGCGGCGACCGGGCGGCGGGCAAACGCCGGGAGGTGGTTGCCGAGCAGACCAACCTTCGCCCGGAAGCCCGGTTGGAGGACCCCTCCCACTCGGCGGACACCCGCTCCAACGAGCGTCCGGACGGCCGGGAGAACGCCGGTGGATCGACCGGGGCGACCGAGGAGGCCCCGTCTACGCAGCCGGCCACGGCACCGGCTCCCCGGCGGAACCGGGCGGGTGAGTGGACCGACCCGGACGTGCCGGCGGAGAAGCCGACCTACGTCCTCTACCGTCCCGATTCCGCGCCGAGGCCGGAGACCACTCCGGCACCGACCGCTCCGCGGATCCGGACCGAGGCGAGGTAG
- a CDS encoding peptidoglycan DD-metalloendopeptidase family protein has product MSVDDGDRDPDGSARRRRLPALAVAVTAALALLCCTGGSGVLLLSEFLGSSDDQLVTTLGCGQDKPIEIKDGLPIVEPYDAAQMRNAAVIINVGAQMRVPPRGWVIAVATAMQESRLSNLPHLGSNNDHDSIGLFQQRPSMGWGTPAQLQDPEYTSRKFYEKLVGVSNWQKKRLTDAAQRVQRSAFPDAYAKHEAIATQIVNALTKGGAKAAGGGLPVNGADLQCASGADIAASGWTLPIPGSVGSGFRTAERPAHNGVDIGAAKGTEIHAAASGRVLVSRCDPDRRGVHSCDVDGYPGKGGCGWFVDILHANQVITRYCHMVRKPMVSVNDMVEAGQVIGIVGSSGNSSGPHLHFEVHLKADRSSRGAINPVPFMRDRGASLQGKG; this is encoded by the coding sequence ATGAGCGTCGACGACGGTGACCGGGATCCGGACGGTTCCGCTCGGCGCAGACGCCTACCGGCGCTGGCGGTCGCGGTGACCGCCGCGCTGGCCCTGCTCTGCTGCACCGGTGGGAGCGGGGTGTTGCTGCTGTCGGAGTTCCTCGGCAGCTCCGACGACCAGTTGGTGACCACGCTCGGCTGCGGTCAGGACAAGCCGATCGAGATCAAGGACGGTCTGCCGATCGTCGAGCCGTACGACGCGGCACAGATGCGCAACGCGGCGGTCATCATCAACGTCGGGGCGCAGATGCGGGTGCCGCCACGCGGCTGGGTGATCGCGGTGGCGACCGCGATGCAGGAGTCCCGCCTGAGCAACCTGCCCCACCTCGGCTCGAACAACGACCACGACTCGATCGGCCTGTTCCAGCAGCGGCCCAGCATGGGCTGGGGCACACCCGCCCAGCTACAGGACCCCGAGTACACCTCGCGCAAGTTCTACGAGAAGCTGGTGGGCGTCAGCAACTGGCAGAAGAAGCGGCTGACCGACGCGGCCCAGCGGGTGCAGCGCAGCGCCTTCCCCGACGCGTACGCCAAACACGAGGCGATCGCGACCCAGATCGTGAACGCCCTCACCAAGGGCGGGGCCAAGGCTGCCGGCGGCGGACTCCCGGTGAACGGCGCCGACCTGCAGTGCGCGTCCGGGGCGGACATCGCCGCCTCCGGCTGGACGTTGCCGATCCCCGGCTCGGTCGGCTCCGGTTTCCGTACCGCCGAACGGCCGGCGCACAACGGGGTGGACATCGGGGCGGCGAAGGGCACCGAGATCCACGCCGCGGCCAGTGGCCGGGTGCTGGTGTCCAGATGCGACCCGGACCGGCGCGGGGTGCACAGCTGTGACGTCGATGGTTACCCGGGCAAGGGCGGGTGCGGCTGGTTCGTCGACATCCTGCACGCCAACCAGGTCATCACGCGTTACTGTCACATGGTCAGGAAGCCCATGGTGAGTGTGAACGACATGGTGGAGGCCGGGCAGGTGATCGGGATCGTCGGGTCGAGCGGAAACTCGTCCGGTCCGCACCTGCACTTCGAGGTGCACTTGAAGGCCGACCGGAGCAGCCGGGGCGCGATCAACCCGGTGCCGTTCATGCGTGACCGGGGCGCGTCGTTGCAGGGCAAGGGATGA
- the folB gene encoding dihydroneopterin aldolase produces MSDRIELTGLRARGHHGVFDFERAQGQDFIVDVVLELDLAPAARSDDVTDTVHYGELAGALVAIVGGEPVNLIETLAERLAAACLVDPRVGAATVTVHKPQAPIPHEFADVAVTLTRRRRR; encoded by the coding sequence ATGAGCGACCGGATCGAACTCACCGGGCTGCGCGCCCGAGGTCACCACGGCGTCTTCGACTTCGAACGGGCGCAGGGGCAGGACTTCATCGTCGACGTGGTGCTGGAACTCGACCTCGCCCCGGCGGCCCGCTCGGACGACGTCACCGACACCGTGCACTACGGAGAACTGGCCGGAGCCCTGGTCGCCATCGTCGGCGGCGAACCGGTCAACCTGATCGAGACACTCGCCGAGCGGCTCGCCGCCGCCTGCCTCGTCGACCCACGGGTCGGCGCGGCCACCGTGACCGTGCACAAGCCACAGGCACCCATTCCGCACGAGTTCGCGGACGTGGCCGTCACCCTGACCAGGCGGAGGCGGCGGTGA
- a CDS encoding ATP-binding protein, producing MERIEAARGQLVEVCGGSVPVGRGDGMTRPATPGSAHPADGPAGPRGHGTRPISYAEPDLDEDETVNDALVATPGNGGAAVFQAPQPTRGRPTAPATPSATPPPADGPDIDSPFLDLFGGALPVPPPPRTIAPPATGQPPSAPHTGATPPAIAPHQGPPPRPVGSRPTPGRAVADHPEPPRTIPEVTVVADTGWAAHPAELPAWEPDELPEPAPRTRTTDPAIPAMDPARRRIAAGPPTQRAATSAGAPPRRRIPEQATNPAVAPETAYPQSPGDPYAERNAEARTSARPADTDTRAPGADPRFTETGFRQGRPDPRQADQEPREDYRDPREDDPRQQPDDTGSKRGRERTGRSRRRESEPKPTQVRPPKVKFTDRDPAIELAITEIAGHLTFTPNTVTAWYWLPEVRWAFRPDAEREALLAAISEQYAGLAGFRLHLRRTTRPFPADEWARTVDAHTPNPLAAVPGAASWSDHLVAAQRHLLSVNHAEGQTYLGVTFARRSLGNSLTERVLRTFGRGVADGERRKLGRTVEQFDEVLGAFGMRGRRVTATELEWLLYRSVALCMAPPGTLSPVTNGQWERGDLLALTEQVERYRSPYGSTVKLVNRMTGEERHVAVLAVGRMEPLEIPERHEPWLHFHERLPWPMELSTRIDILGSGDSFRNLEHRLRMIRSQQLDYAEHGIDAPPELERLAKRALIIGDEMTTGLPVDSARAHGWHRIAVGGRTREECLERARRLIQLYSRELRISLQHPKNQDWLAREFIPGEPIANTGYIRRMPVNLLAAALPQAASTVGDRRGDLIGRTAGTCRRPVFLDLHFPTEVRERSGLAVFVAEPGGGKSTLLGALGYLAARRGVQVTLLDPSGPLARLCSMPELRPYSRVLNLTGSEQGTLAPYALIPTPLRSEFATGAAGDREFEISLSNSRAERRMLVQDICMMLVPPQVAREASTATLLRHAVRQVPAEETSTLDDVVACLATLDNDEGKELANLLLDTAEMPLALLFFGRPPAGLLGADAALTVITMAGLRLPDLKIEREYWSAEEALALPMLHTAHRLAVRRCYGGSMASRKMVGLDEAHFMEGWRSGRSFLVRLARDSRKWNIAALVASQNPRDILGLDVQNLVSTVFVGRIAEDTEIASEALRLLRVPVNDGYEATLASLSNVDTSSASRLGFREFVMRDVDGRVQKIRVDVSYVEGLLDHLDTTPASAASTPANLPIPLADLEA from the coding sequence GTGGAACGAATCGAGGCGGCGCGTGGACAACTGGTCGAGGTCTGTGGCGGGAGCGTTCCGGTCGGGCGAGGCGACGGCATGACCCGCCCCGCCACGCCGGGTTCCGCTCACCCGGCCGACGGTCCGGCCGGCCCCAGGGGTCACGGTACGCGACCAATCAGCTACGCCGAGCCTGATCTTGACGAGGACGAGACCGTCAACGACGCGCTCGTCGCCACCCCCGGCAACGGTGGCGCGGCCGTCTTCCAGGCACCCCAGCCGACGCGGGGACGCCCGACCGCACCGGCCACGCCCAGCGCCACCCCGCCGCCGGCCGACGGGCCGGACATCGACTCGCCCTTCCTCGACCTGTTCGGCGGCGCGCTGCCGGTCCCGCCGCCGCCCCGGACGATCGCACCGCCCGCGACCGGGCAGCCGCCGTCGGCCCCGCACACCGGAGCGACACCACCGGCGATCGCCCCGCACCAGGGACCGCCGCCCCGTCCGGTGGGGAGCCGACCCACACCCGGCCGGGCCGTCGCCGACCACCCCGAACCGCCCCGGACCATCCCGGAAGTCACCGTCGTGGCGGACACCGGATGGGCCGCGCACCCCGCCGAACTGCCGGCCTGGGAGCCGGACGAGCTGCCCGAACCGGCACCGAGGACCCGTACGACGGATCCGGCCATACCGGCGATGGACCCGGCCCGGCGACGGATCGCCGCCGGCCCGCCCACCCAACGCGCCGCCACCTCGGCCGGTGCACCCCCGCGTCGCCGCATCCCCGAGCAGGCGACCAACCCGGCGGTGGCACCGGAAACGGCGTACCCGCAGTCGCCGGGCGACCCGTACGCCGAACGGAACGCGGAGGCACGGACCTCGGCCCGCCCGGCGGACACCGACACCCGCGCACCCGGCGCGGACCCCCGCTTCACCGAGACCGGCTTCCGGCAGGGCCGTCCGGACCCGCGACAGGCCGACCAGGAGCCCCGGGAGGACTACCGGGACCCTCGGGAGGACGACCCGCGCCAGCAACCGGACGACACCGGGTCTAAGCGGGGCCGGGAGCGGACCGGCCGGTCCCGGCGCCGCGAATCGGAACCGAAGCCCACCCAGGTACGTCCACCAAAGGTGAAGTTCACCGACCGCGACCCCGCGATCGAACTCGCCATCACCGAGATCGCCGGCCACCTGACCTTCACCCCGAACACGGTGACCGCCTGGTACTGGCTGCCCGAGGTGCGCTGGGCGTTCCGCCCCGACGCCGAACGGGAGGCCCTGCTCGCCGCCATCTCCGAGCAGTACGCCGGCCTCGCCGGGTTCCGGCTGCACCTGCGCCGGACCACCCGCCCGTTCCCGGCCGACGAGTGGGCCCGCACCGTCGACGCCCACACCCCGAACCCGCTGGCCGCCGTACCCGGCGCGGCGAGTTGGTCGGACCACCTCGTCGCCGCCCAACGGCACCTGCTCTCGGTCAACCACGCCGAGGGTCAGACCTACCTCGGGGTCACCTTCGCCCGCCGGTCCCTGGGCAACTCGCTCACCGAACGGGTCCTGCGGACCTTCGGACGCGGGGTCGCCGACGGGGAACGCCGCAAGCTCGGCCGCACCGTCGAACAGTTCGACGAGGTGCTCGGCGCGTTCGGCATGCGCGGCCGGCGGGTCACCGCGACCGAACTGGAATGGCTGCTCTACCGCTCGGTGGCCCTCTGCATGGCCCCGCCCGGCACCCTCTCCCCGGTGACGAACGGCCAGTGGGAACGCGGCGACCTGCTCGCCCTGACCGAACAGGTCGAGCGTTACCGCAGCCCGTACGGGTCCACGGTCAAGCTGGTCAACCGGATGACCGGCGAGGAACGCCACGTGGCGGTGCTCGCCGTCGGCCGGATGGAGCCGCTGGAGATCCCCGAACGGCACGAGCCGTGGCTGCACTTCCACGAACGACTGCCCTGGCCGATGGAGCTGTCCACCCGGATCGACATCCTCGGATCGGGTGACTCGTTCCGGAACCTGGAACACCGGCTGCGGATGATCCGGTCACAGCAGCTCGACTACGCCGAGCACGGTATCGACGCCCCGCCCGAGCTGGAACGGCTCGCCAAGCGCGCCCTCATCATCGGCGACGAGATGACCACCGGCCTGCCCGTCGACTCCGCCCGCGCACACGGCTGGCACCGGATCGCGGTCGGCGGACGCACCCGCGAGGAGTGCCTCGAACGGGCCCGACGGCTCATCCAGCTCTACTCCCGGGAACTGCGCATCTCGCTGCAACACCCGAAGAACCAGGACTGGCTGGCCCGCGAGTTCATCCCCGGCGAACCGATCGCCAACACCGGCTACATCCGACGGATGCCGGTCAACCTCCTGGCCGCCGCGCTGCCCCAGGCCGCGTCCACGGTCGGCGACCGCCGTGGGGACCTGATCGGGCGTACGGCCGGAACCTGCCGCCGGCCGGTCTTCCTCGACCTGCACTTCCCCACCGAGGTACGCGAACGCTCCGGACTGGCCGTGTTCGTCGCCGAGCCCGGTGGTGGCAAGTCGACCCTGCTCGGCGCCCTGGGTTACCTGGCCGCCCGGCGGGGTGTCCAGGTGACCCTGCTCGACCCGTCCGGCCCGCTGGCCCGGCTCTGCTCGATGCCGGAGCTGCGGCCGTACTCCAGGGTGCTGAACCTGACCGGGTCGGAACAGGGCACGCTGGCGCCGTACGCGCTGATCCCCACCCCGCTGCGGTCGGAGTTCGCGACCGGGGCGGCCGGTGACCGGGAGTTCGAGATCTCCCTGTCCAACTCCCGGGCCGAGCGCCGGATGCTGGTGCAGGACATCTGCATGATGCTGGTGCCGCCGCAGGTGGCCCGCGAGGCGTCCACCGCCACCCTACTGCGGCACGCCGTACGCCAGGTGCCGGCCGAGGAGACCTCCACCCTGGACGACGTGGTCGCCTGCCTGGCCACCCTCGACAACGACGAGGGCAAGGAGCTGGCGAACCTCCTGCTCGACACCGCCGAGATGCCGCTTGCGCTGCTCTTCTTCGGCCGCCCGCCGGCCGGACTGCTCGGTGCCGACGCCGCGCTCACCGTGATCACGATGGCCGGGCTGCGCCTGCCCGACCTGAAGATCGAGCGCGAGTACTGGTCGGCCGAGGAGGCGCTCGCGCTGCCCATGCTGCACACCGCGCACCGGCTCGCGGTCCGCCGCTGCTACGGCGGGTCGATGGCCTCGCGGAAGATGGTCGGGCTGGACGAGGCCCACTTCATGGAGGGCTGGCGCTCCGGCCGGTCGTTCCTGGTCCGGCTGGCCCGGGACTCCCGGAAGTGGAACATCGCCGCCCTGGTGGCGTCGCAGAACCCGCGCGACATCCTGGGCCTGGACGTACAGAACCTGGTGTCGACGGTTTTCGTGGGTCGGATCGCCGAGGACACCGAGATCGCCTCCGAGGCGTTGCGCCTGCTCCGGGTGCCGGTCAACGACGGCTACGAGGCGACCCTCGCCTCGTTGTCCAACGTGGACACTTCATCGGCCTCCCGGCTGGGCTTCCGCGAGTTCGTGATGCGGGACGTCGACGGACGGGTGCAGAAGATCCGGGTCGACGTGTCGTACGTCGAAGGCCTGCTCGACCACCTGGACACCACTCCGGCGAGCGCGGCCTCGACTCCGGCCAACCTGCCGATCCCCCTCGCGGACCTGGAGGCTTGA
- the folK gene encoding 2-amino-4-hydroxy-6-hydroxymethyldihydropteridine diphosphokinase, translated as MTRAVLSLGSNLGDRFGHLRSAVVALRDVLLVVSGVYETPPWGDDPDQPAYLNAVLLVADPAASPRDWLDRAHAIEDAAGRTRDPDRRYGPRSLDVDVIGVWTEDGAPVHSDDPELTLPHPRAHLRAFVLRPWIDIQPYGKLPGHGWLTDVMNTDPVATDVLEMRPRPDLQLESI; from the coding sequence GTGACCCGGGCCGTGCTGTCGCTCGGCAGCAACCTCGGCGACCGGTTCGGGCACCTGCGCTCCGCCGTCGTCGCGCTCCGGGACGTACTCCTGGTGGTCTCCGGGGTCTACGAGACCCCGCCGTGGGGCGACGACCCGGACCAGCCCGCGTACCTCAACGCCGTGCTGCTGGTCGCGGACCCGGCGGCGAGCCCCCGGGACTGGCTCGACCGGGCCCACGCGATCGAGGACGCGGCGGGCCGGACCCGCGACCCGGACCGGCGGTACGGACCCCGCAGCCTGGACGTGGACGTCATCGGGGTGTGGACCGAGGACGGTGCACCGGTGCACAGCGACGATCCGGAACTGACCCTGCCGCACCCACGGGCGCACCTGCGGGCGTTCGTGCTGCGCCCGTGGATCGACATCCAGCCGTACGGCAAGCTCCCCGGACACGGCTGGCTGACCGACGTGATGAACACCGACCCGGTCGCGACCGACGTGCTTGAGATGCGCCCCCGGCCGGATCTCCAGTTAGAGTCGATATAA
- the folP gene encoding dihydropteroate synthase has protein sequence MGVLNVTPDSFSDGGRYADLDAAVRHGLQMYREGARLVDVGGESTRPGAERVDAETEAARVLPVIRELAAHGVPMSIDTYRAGVAAAALAAGVTVVNDVSGGLADPDMAKVVADAGCPWVLMHWRGHAKQMRDLANYTDVVADVKAELGQRIDDALTAGVAADRIVIDPGLGFAKRAADNWQLTARLPDLLALGYPLLFAASRKSYLGALLAGPDGSPRPTDERAAATIATSVLAVAAGAWGVRVHDVRGTADALAVWQASGRPRLVGAVPAPVGSEPGR, from the coding sequence ATGGGGGTCCTCAACGTCACCCCGGACTCGTTCTCCGACGGCGGGCGGTACGCCGATCTCGACGCGGCCGTACGGCACGGGTTGCAGATGTACCGCGAAGGCGCCCGGCTGGTCGACGTCGGCGGCGAGTCGACCCGACCCGGCGCGGAGCGGGTGGACGCCGAGACCGAGGCCGCCCGGGTGCTGCCGGTCATCCGCGAACTGGCCGCGCACGGCGTACCGATGAGCATCGACACCTACCGGGCCGGCGTGGCCGCCGCCGCGCTCGCCGCGGGCGTGACGGTCGTCAACGACGTCTCCGGTGGACTGGCCGACCCGGACATGGCGAAGGTCGTCGCCGACGCCGGCTGCCCGTGGGTGCTGATGCACTGGCGCGGGCACGCCAAACAGATGCGGGACCTGGCCAACTACACCGACGTGGTGGCCGACGTGAAGGCCGAGCTGGGCCAGCGGATCGACGACGCGCTCACCGCCGGTGTCGCCGCCGACCGGATCGTGATCGACCCCGGACTCGGCTTCGCCAAGCGGGCCGCCGACAACTGGCAGCTCACCGCCCGCCTCCCCGACCTGCTGGCGCTCGGTTACCCGCTGCTGTTCGCCGCCAGCCGCAAGTCGTACCTGGGTGCGCTGCTGGCCGGGCCGGACGGCAGCCCGCGCCCGACCGACGAACGCGCGGCGGCGACCATCGCCACCAGCGTGCTCGCGGTGGCCGCCGGCGCGTGGGGCGTACGGGTGCACGACGTACGCGGCACCGCGGACGCGCTCGCCGTCTGGCAGGCGAGCGGCCGACCCCGCCTGGTCGGTGCGGTACCCGCGCCGGTCGGATCGGAGCCCGGGCGATGA